A single SAR324 cluster bacterium DNA region contains:
- a CDS encoding NfeD family protein → MEIWLILFLAGLGLVGLEFVLPMMFWMPLGLAALATALVSYFVDNWSVLGIWPVLSMILFIGIKKSFSGENQQKYKSGVEGLIGTEGVLVEAIDNQKGTGKVKINADVWNVRSCEVEVPVGKKVKVVAVSGNQVDVEENIDFQDYLEKDFDRKLNE, encoded by the coding sequence ATGGAAATTTGGTTGATTTTGTTCCTCGCTGGGCTAGGGCTGGTTGGACTAGAATTCGTTTTGCCGATGATGTTCTGGATGCCCTTGGGCTTAGCAGCCCTTGCCACCGCCCTGGTTAGCTATTTTGTTGACAATTGGTCAGTATTGGGAATTTGGCCAGTACTAAGTATGATCTTATTTATCGGGATCAAGAAATCTTTCAGCGGTGAAAATCAGCAAAAGTATAAATCCGGAGTGGAGGGATTGATTGGGACGGAAGGGGTTCTTGTAGAGGCGATTGACAATCAAAAGGGGACTGGCAAAGTCAAAATCAATGCAGATGTTTGGAACGTAAGGTCATGTGAGGTGGAAGTGCCTGTCGGCAAGAAAGTTAAGGTCGTAGCTGTTTCAGGCAACCAAGTAGATGTCGAAGAGAACATTGATTTTCAGGACTACCTAGAAAAGGATTTTGATCGGAAACTGAATGAATAG
- a CDS encoding SPFH domain-containing protein, producing MEEELIYTLLDAFPSFSTLIIIFMIFLFMKNMVKIVRQSEVMMIERLGSFNRTMKSGLHFKLPVIEQIRKINWRDEELERIDMRERVLDIPAQTTITKDNVSLEIDAAVYMQITDPEKAVYEINDLPLAISQLTQTTLRSLIGEFDLDETLASRDKINSSLKIVLDDVTNKWGVLVNRVELANVSPPQAVLEAMEKQMQAERERRAVVLSAEGDKESRIARSEGERQEMINQATGEKESLIQTAEGQREAAISRANGAAQALEIMSSAEKEAIKKIAESLGGDLKLATNYMISKSYIDAYEKFTHGEGDKVYLPYDASKSMAAFGNLGDLFNQSKS from the coding sequence ATGGAAGAAGAACTCATCTACACTTTGCTAGATGCCTTTCCTAGCTTCTCCACGCTCATCATCATATTCATGATCTTCTTATTCATGAAAAACATGGTGAAAATTGTGCGGCAAAGTGAAGTAATGATGATTGAAAGGCTAGGGTCCTTTAATAGAACTATGAAATCTGGACTTCATTTCAAACTTCCGGTCATCGAACAGATTCGTAAAATCAATTGGCGGGATGAAGAGTTAGAGAGAATCGATATGAGGGAAAGAGTGCTGGACATTCCAGCACAGACTACGATCACCAAAGACAATGTATCCCTTGAAATTGATGCCGCGGTCTACATGCAGATTACCGATCCCGAAAAAGCCGTTTATGAGATCAACGATCTACCTTTAGCGATCAGTCAACTTACCCAAACAACCCTGAGGTCACTGATTGGTGAATTTGATTTGGACGAAACTCTGGCTTCCAGGGATAAAATCAACTCCAGCCTTAAGATCGTTCTTGATGACGTAACAAACAAATGGGGGGTCTTGGTAAACCGCGTGGAGTTAGCCAATGTTTCACCTCCCCAGGCAGTGTTGGAAGCCATGGAAAAGCAGATGCAGGCCGAGCGTGAGAGACGCGCCGTGGTGTTGTCTGCAGAGGGTGATAAGGAATCTCGAATTGCAAGATCTGAAGGTGAGAGACAAGAAATGATCAACCAAGCCACGGGTGAAAAAGAGTCTTTAATTCAAACTGCAGAGGGCCAGAGAGAGGCTGCCATCTCAAGAGCCAATGGTGCCGCACAAGCCCTCGAAATCATGTCTTCTGCAGAAAAGGAAGCCATCAAAAAAATTGCAGAGTCCCTCGGAGGAGATCTCAAACTAGCTACGAACTACATGATCTCTAAATCTTACATTGATGCCTATGAGAAATTTACGCATGGTGAGGGGGATAAGGTCTATCTTCCGTACGATGCATCCAAATCGATGGCGGCGTTTGGTAATTTAGGAGATCTGTTCAATCAGTCGAAAAGCTGA
- a CDS encoding cupin domain-containing protein produces the protein MSRPINFQAKLNLISEHWSPKVIAEMNDYQFKLVKIQGEFTWHHHSDTDETFIVLEGSMSIVFKDQTVHLSEGDMFVVPRGKEHKPFAENECKVLLVEPRGVVNTGEAGGVLTAENDVWI, from the coding sequence GTGAGCCGGCCGATCAATTTCCAAGCAAAACTAAACCTCATTTCAGAGCACTGGTCTCCAAAAGTCATTGCGGAGATGAATGACTACCAATTCAAGTTGGTGAAGATCCAAGGCGAGTTTACCTGGCACCACCATTCAGATACAGACGAGACCTTCATTGTCCTGGAGGGATCGATGAGCATTGTGTTCAAGGATCAGACAGTCCACTTGAGTGAGGGAGACATGTTCGTGGTTCCACGGGGCAAAGAACACAAGCCTTTCGCCGAGAACGAGTGCAAGGTATTGTTGGTAGAACCAAGGGGTGTCGTCAACACGGGAGAGGCTGGGGGAGTGTTGACAGCGGAGAATGATGTTTGGATCTAA
- the umuD gene encoding translesion error-prone DNA polymerase V autoproteolytic subunit yields the protein MNPLPFTFVFPVQIPLAEEYQRPMFESMVSAGFPSPAQDYYDGYLNLHQYLVTDPNNVFFVRASGDSMVGAGIHDGALLIVDRSKKKPNGKVVIVSLNGEFTLKRLVQTRECFELQPENPDYPSIPVSVDDDFQIWGVVRHVIHKL from the coding sequence ATGAACCCACTCCCATTCACCTTTGTTTTTCCCGTACAGATACCTCTCGCAGAAGAGTACCAGCGACCGATGTTTGAATCGATGGTCTCCGCAGGCTTTCCTAGTCCAGCCCAGGACTACTACGATGGCTACCTCAACCTGCACCAGTACCTCGTAACTGATCCAAACAACGTCTTCTTTGTCCGGGCAAGTGGCGACTCAATGGTGGGTGCTGGAATTCATGATGGGGCCTTGCTGATCGTGGATCGCTCGAAGAAAAAACCCAATGGGAAGGTAGTGATTGTCTCCCTCAACGGGGAATTCACGCTCAAGCGCCTCGTCCAGACTCGGGAGTGTTTTGAACTTCAGCCAGAAAATCCAGACTATCCCAGCATCCCAGTCTCTGTGGACGATGACTTCCAAATTTGGGGCGTGGTGCGGCACGTCATTCATAAGTTGTAG